The DNA segment CGAACCGCTCGAGCCAGCGCTCGAGGCGGGCCTCGTCGGCGAACAGGACGAGGAGGGTGTTGTCGCCGGCGAGCGTGCCCTCCTGGTCCGTGAGGCTCGACTGGTCGATCGCCTGGGCGATCGAGCCGGCCGTGCCCGGCGTCCCGGTGAGGACGAGGATCAGTCCGCTGCGCCCGACCGTCACGGGGATGTCGGCGAGGAGACGGCGGAGCTGGGCGTCCGTCCCGGCCGCCGGCGACCGGGCGATGTCGGACGCCGCGACGTAGATGTGACCGTCCGCGCGGGGCACCTTGACGAGACCCAGTTCGGCGACGTCGCGGCTCACGGTCGCCTGGGTGACCGCCATGCCCTGCCCCTGGAGCGCGGCTGCTAGCTCGCGCTGGCTGCCGATCGGCTCGCGGCCCACGAGCTCCCGGATCGCCCGTTGGCGGGCGATCTTCGACGGTCCCGTGGCGCGGTCGCGGGCGTCGACGCTGCGGGTCGCGGTCACGA comes from the Chloroflexota bacterium genome and includes:
- a CDS encoding arginine repressor (regulates arginine biosynthesis when complexed with arginine by binding at site that overlap the promotors of the arginine biosynthesis genes), with protein sequence MTATRSVDARDRATGPSKIARQRAIRELVGREPIGSQRELAAALQGQGMAVTQATVSRDVAELGLVKVPRADGHIYVAASDIARSPAAGTDAQLRRLLADIPVTVGRSGLILVLTGTPGTAGSIAQAIDQSSLTDQEGTLAGDNTLLVLFADEARLERWLERFDALRGPSGTAPRPTPVLSGRS